GTTTTCCTCACTGCAAATGCTTCGCTTTGGTGATGGATCCCAATGGGGCCGGAAAAGCCTTTTGACTCTATATTCAGCAAGGATGTTTAAAATCTATGGCAGTAGAAACTTGACTTGATATTTCAGGCTCTTAAGCCTATGTCATTCTTGGAGGGTAACATGCTATGAGCTTGCAAACTTTCCAAGTTCTGcagtaatttattaaattattattatttttagaaaaaaataaaagaaaacattgTGATTTTATCGGTGTTTTTATTTTGAGTGTTGCagtttttaaagatattttaatatgtttttaaaattaagtgattaattaataattttatctataatataaaaattaaatagtaacttatttaaatatcaaactttatatttttataatttatttaaatacgtaacttatttaaatatgaaactttatatttttataatttattttatatatttactctgtataattttaaatttttatttttttaattgagtttAAACATTTTGACCATAAAACTATTTTgtgattaatatatattttttaataggaGAATGGAATATGGAGTAATATGTATGGGCCAAtttaataaagatatttgataaaaagatattttaagaaaggtaaaatttttcaaaatctctcaaaatttattttttcaactcATTAAATTTGACGGTTACTGAAATTTGAgtagtattttataaaatctctTCTCACTTCATTACAGTTAATTAAGAGTTTAGACAGTATtctgataataataaataaatttaaaataaataccgttgaagaaattcagtttttttaaaaatattttggatTTGAAACGGATTTAGTTAGCGCATTTGTAAACGGGTTTGGTTTAGGTACCGGTACCCGTACCCGGTAATCCTGTCTCAATCAgtacttttaaattttcagtTAGTTTGAAATTCAATTAATTCCTCTCTATCTTCCATtttgcttttcttcttctttttctcttcaaatATTATGCTCTCAGTTGCCATTCTTCTCATTCATTTGCACATTCACTGAGGTATGAAGATCCTCAAACTAAGAATCATCATTTGCTTTCCTGTTGATTCGATTAGGGTTTCTTATAGATTGATAAACAAAgtaattttgttttcttttgatGCAGGTTTGTGCTGAAAAATGGCAAGACGAAGAGTTAAAAAGACGGTAAAAGAAGCTGCATCCTCACCACCTGAGTCTACTGTTAATGGCAATCGCCCCCAAATTCAAAACAAAGAAACACAAGTGCCATTGATAGACCAGGAAGGTTGCAGCTCTTATCATGCTTCCTTGTTTTCCCCTTCTTATTTTGTTTTTGTGCATAATTGGAGTTTATTTGCAGTTAGAGTCGAACTTTGGGCTCTAAATTTTGTCCATTTACTGTAACCTTGCATTCAATTTCTGTTGTAGAATTTTCATGGTCAATATATTCTATTTTTCTGGTCAAATCGAAGATGATAGCTACTGCTgaatgtttattattttttgtttttttcttaatCCTTTTTCTGTCCCCCAAAATAGTTGAGCGCCAAAGTGCTGCAATTAGGGCTATGCGTGATGTGGAAATTGAACATTCTCTAACTGGGTTGCGTTTGCTCCGCTCATATTTTAACGAGGAACAACTGCAAACCCCTGTTCTCCAATTCTTCAAAGAAAACCTTCCGAATTTATCCATCATAAAAAATGGCGAGAACTTCGAAGTGCAGTGGAATGAAAAAGATGATAATTTATCTATGAGCCAAGCTCCTGGCGGAAGAGACTTTCATGCTTCTCTTTTACATCGTTTGTCCATAGCTTATTCTGACTGCTCTGTCATCCCATCTCTTCATGGCTTTGAATTATCAAGTGATGCAGGTGATGGTGAACTTTTCTTGTCTCTTTTTTTGTGTAAATTTGAGTGTGGCATCTGGTTTCTTGAGTTGGTGTTACTTTTATCTAACATGGATTATTTGATCGATGCAGTAAGAACCAGCCTGTTGGGTGTTGACAATCTGCATATAAGGGACTTCGTATGTTCCATATTATTTCTGTTGCTACCTCTTGTTTTTCGAAAGAACAATGGGGGGTACTTGTAAATTCTAAGATTTATTTGAGGCCTTGAAGTTACATAATTTAATGGGTGCTTTTTGGATTCTTTATTCAATTATTGCTTCTTTAACTGCCATTGGTTTGTGAAGatctttttgagaaaaaaaatgttTATTGTAAAGTGTTTGCTGATTGAAGATGAAAAAAAATCTATAGCAGATATCTTGGGTAGTCAAGGAGCTGTTGGCCCTAAAAGGATTTTCATGTTTATTGTATTTTCTCCCTTCTGTTTTAGTTTTGATCTGgaagaagaaaaatacattCTCTTTTTGAGGTTTTAGCTAATTGTATTTCACATTTACCATTCATGGATCAAACATTGAAAattgtgcttttttttttttgtcatgaGAACACCCTTTTTATTCAAGATTTACAAATTTCAGTCTTTATTGAATGCAAATTTTGATATTGTATTTCATAGGGTTTGGAGGGGCCATGTGATTCTCAGATGTTTGGGGACGGTCTGCGAACTCCTGGGGTTTGtatatcttattttttttccattagTTCCAAATATTGTAACATTTTAATATTAAGTATGATTTATATTAGAAGTTCTTTAAAGCTAACTTCTTTAATATAACTTTTCAGCAACCCCACTTTTCCCAAAGAAAGTTTTATTGACTTGTACAAGCATAAAGTAGATGAGAGTAGATCACTAGATAATATGTTCTCTAATTTTCTTTATGAATTACGATATTTCCTTATATTAGTGCATTGCAAGTCTGTGTGTTGTGAACTTTCACAATGCGTATAAGAAATTATGTGCTAGATTAGAGATCACAAGAAATGCTTGTTTGTGTTGGACACAGTTCTGCTAAATGATAGTATTAATGAGGTGTGTGATATGATCTTGTAGTATATGACCTATCTAGGATCTGATAATGGAAATGTGACACATATTTGGAAAGTTCAGGTCATTGTTAAATATTTGCAAGCTAAAGGAGCGCCATTTGGCGCTTTAAGTACTTTGTGATGTATGAAGTGTGTCTAAGATAGCTCTAATTGTTGATGCAGGTGAGCAGCCAGAGGTTGTCTATGGGAATGACACCTAAGACTCTAAGGCTGCCAAAACCTGGTGAGATGCTTCTCTCTGTCCGTGGTTCACCACTTGGTGTCTACAAGGAAGATAACATGGAAGCCATACATGGTAAGATTTAGTGATATGAAGTATATTCACTTTCATAGCTTCTCATTCCAGTTCAAGAAGTCAATGCCGATTGATTAGGTCCTTTTTTCCAGATTTTTTTAAAGAGTTTTTGAAATCATTCATTTCACTTATGTTATCTTTCAGTTTTTGTTCTGatgtgtttattttttatttcagaaTCAGAAGAGGGTTGATTGGCTTCATGCCATTCAATTAAGAGAGAAAAAATATGAAGACTTGCCAGTAGAAGCTTGGTCTGAATGTATTTCCATTACCTGGCTATTATGTAAGAAGTTGTACTTCTTCCAACGTGCAGTTGTCTTCCTGTGTAACCATAATCCTTGATCTTGCAATTCAAGGATCTCAAATCAACTCATTAGATGCTTTATTATTTACTGAGAGTTGGATATTTCAACAACTGTAATAGAACGGCATATCTTCAATTTGTAGTTAATCTTGCTCTTGCAAATAAGTGTCTATTTAAACTTCCCTCTGTTTACTTTAGCACTTACAGAGATTTGTTTTGCCATTTTAATTACCAAACTCCAGCACAGCAGTAAACCAGTGGTTTGGATGGATATGTTCCCTTTAAGGAAGCGCCTAAGGGTAACTTTTATCTCTAATTAACGAAGGAATTTGGGGATGTTGGTTTGACTCGGGGAATAAAGGCCAATGACTCCAGCTGACGTTGCCTGCAAAGACCACTCACCAGAccgtaatgtaatgtaatgcattGCGATGTATTATGGTGTCTCAAACATAACCTTACTTCAGTATTCAGTATTTAAAGAGGATATAGATTTCCTAATGAACTGTTAGAACGAAAGAACCGGATTTTGGTAGATGATTGTGCAACTCTCCAGTTTcgtaattataaaaaatgaattacCTTTTTTAAGTGCTGGAGCCTAGAGCAGATAGTTctcaagttaataaaaaaagagaaaattacttCATccctatattataaataaattcattaatttttcaattttaaaaaatatattaaaatatttttgaaattttaaaaaaaattattaattaattcatcaattttaattattaagtattataaaaaaatttaaaatatttttaatttagggagattaattagtagacattttaataaaatttaaaaaataataataaaaattaaataataaaatatttaaaaattaaaactaatgaaaaaattaattaataaaacctttaaaatcttaaatacgttttaatgtattttttaaaattgaaaactaACCGATCAGTTTTTTTATACtacaaaaactaaataataaattcaataagAATATATGCTTAGACGAACAGAGGGTGCACCAAGTCAGAGAGGCAAGTCAAATTTTAACTTGCCAGTTTGTGAATGTTAAAAATGATTAATATTGCTACTCATAGATAACAATGTGATAAGTAAATGTACATCAACGCTCTTCATTCAAAGAATCACAAAATTCAGGCAATTTCATGTTTTGCAAAAAATGTACAAGCAAAGGTAACATATCTCAACATTCTTGGAGTAGCAGTATTGCCAGTACATAAAGGCCAATCATACTGGAAGATCTCCCATTATATAGCACTGAACTACGCAGAGTTAGTGTGTTGAATGTCCTAATATGGGTCCTTGTTACAGGGTTGAATGTCTCTGTCTGGTACGTAACTCCTACACATGTAATAGCCATAAACATCAGTTTTAGGAATACATGATTGCATCCATGAACGATATAAGAAACGTGGAAAGCAGAAGCAAGGGGAATATATAGCACAAGGGGCTAAGCACTCGATCGCTACAACAAGAAACACAAACCAAAAAAGTAAATAGGTAAAGAGGGAAATTCCATCAGATTCCAATGTTAAAAAAACAAAACCAATTACTAGTCAATGTTCAAACACTATGCTGTCATTGTTCAATACATCAACGTGTTTGGTTTTCAGTGTATAGTTTGAGTTGCATGTCAAAGACAACAAGCAATGCTATTGATGGAACAAACAAGAATAAGCTAAATTCAAATGTTGAATtcttaaagaaaataaagataaaagtaGTTCCCTGAAAGAATGTTTGAATAACACAAGTACACAACTCTGAATTATGAAGTAAAAATGAAAATGTAATCGGAGACTAAAGGGCGAAAAATACATACCAAATCACATGCAGACCAACTAATTAGATGGTGAACCAGCCAACTGATCCTTTGAACTGTAAGTTCTACATTGAATGTCCCTTATATAGGAAAAGATCAGATGAAAACACAAACAATAATTCCATCAAGTCTTGGCCTAACTCTGCCGACTTTTTGAACCAGATGCATGATTGGCAGAATTTGAAGTTGCTGGTGAAGACTTAAAAGCTCCCAAAGCTTCCAGGAAGAACCTCTTATTGGGGACAATACCATCTCTATCCATGTGCTTTAGCAGTTTCTGTACAAGCTCCTTCATGTTGGCTTTAGTGTAAGCCTTGTATAGGAGTTTATACGTTGATGAATCAGGTAGCACCCGAATGCTCCGTGCACTGTCAAATAGTAAATCTGCTTCCATGGGCAAACCATTCATACAATAAACATCAAGCATGGCGTTTAAGGTTGAAACTTTGATCTCCTTTCCAGATTCAACCATATCATCAAAAATATCCCTAGCCTGAGAAACAGAGTCACAAATTCCATACATCATGATAAGGCTCTCGTATGTAATGAAGCTTGGTGTGTATTTCATTTTGGTCATCTTCTGAAAGACACCCTCTGCTTTCTCTTTCTGCCGTGCCTTTCCGTAATTCATTATCATGGAATTAAAAGTAGGCAAAGTTGGTT
This genomic interval from Manihot esculenta cultivar AM560-2 chromosome 12, M.esculenta_v8, whole genome shotgun sequence contains the following:
- the LOC110627361 gene encoding uncharacterized protein LOC110627361; the protein is MARRRVKKTVKEAASSPPESTVNGNRPQIQNKETQVPLIDQEVERQSAAIRAMRDVEIEHSLTGLRLLRSYFNEEQLQTPVLQFFKENLPNLSIIKNGENFEVQWNEKDDNLSMSQAPGGRDFHASLLHRLSIAYSDCSVIPSLHGFELSSDAVRTSLLGVDNLHIRDFGLEGPCDSQMFGDGLRTPGVSSQRLSMGMTPKTLRLPKPGEMLLSVRGSPLGVYKEDNMEAIHESEEG